The Xylophilus rhododendri region CACCCAGGCCCGCCTGAAAACCGTCCGCGACCACATGGCACTCGAATGCGTGCAGGACTGGGATGCCGTCATCGCCACCTTCGAGCATCCGCGCTACGAGATGCTGGGCAACGGCCAGGTCTATGACGGCGAGGCCGAGGTGCGCGCCTATTTCGACGCCTCGCGCAAGGCCTTTCCCGACCAGGTCAACGAAATCATCGCGCTGGCCGCGGACGACGGCACGAACACGGTGCTGGTCGAGTTCTTCCTGATCGGCACCCACCTGGGCGACTTCACCGTGCGCGGCAAGGTCTACCCGGCCACCGGCAAGGGCTTCAAGGTGCGCATGGCCGCCACCTTCGAATTCGCGCCCGGCTCGGACAAGGTGATCTGCGAGCGACCCTACACCTCGCCGGACCTGAAGCTGCAGCAGCTCGGCCTGCTGTGATCCCACGGCCCTCTTTCCAGGAGACCACGATGAACCTCCCGAATACGCTTCCCACCTCGCTCACCCACCAGGACAGCCTGCTGACGGTGAACATCCACGACCTGACCTATGTGCCGGGTGCCGCGCCGGGCTCGGAGATCGTGCCGCTGTTCCTGGACCGCGAGAACGGCATCTGGGTGCTGTACGGGCGCTTCCAGCCGGGTACCCGGCTGCCCAAGCATTTCCATACCGGCACGGTGCATTTCTTCACCACCAAGGGCGAGTGGAACTACCTGGAGTACCCGCAGAACCCGCAGACCGAAGGCAGCTACCTCTACGAGCCGGCCGGTTCCATTCACAGCTTCGCGGTGCCGGACGATGCCGCGGGGCCGGCCGAAGGCTTCATGGTGGTGTATGGCGCCAACATCAATTTCGACGGCGAGCAGTTCCAGAACATCCGCGATGCCGGCGCGATCGAGGACGGCATCCTGGCCTGGTTCCGCGAGCGCGGTCTGCCGGTGCCGCCCTATATCTCGCCGAAGTCGGCGGACCACAAGAACCGCGGCTGAAGGCGGCGCGGTTTTCAATGACCTCCACCCGATAGGTGATAGCCGGACTCAATTTGACACAGATTGCACCAAAAACGACACTCCGGGCCCGCTAGCAGAGCGGCTCGCACACCGCGAGCACTCACGCACATCCCCTGGAGAGACGACACATGCCCGGATTCCTGGACAAGGAACGCACCATCGCCGGCCCCGGCTTCAACCGCTGGCTGGTGCCGCCAGCAGCCCTCGCCATCCACCTCTGCATCGGCATGGCCTATGGCTTCGCGGTGTTCTGGCTGCCGCTGTCGAAGGCCCTGGCCACGGCCGGCACCGGCGCGGTGACCTGCGGGCCGGAGGTGAGTTTCCTCGCCGAGCTGTTCGCCACCGATTGCGACTGGCGTGTGGCCACCCTGGGCTGGATGTACACCCTGTTCTTCGTCTTCCTCGGCTGCTCGGCGGCCCTGTGGGGCGGCTGGCTGGAACGGGCCGGTCCGCGCAAGGCCGGCGTGGTGGCGGCGGTCTGCTGGTGCGGCGGCATGCTGCTGTCGGCGCTGGGCATCCACCTGCACCAGTTCTGGCTGATGATCCTGGGCTCCGGGGTGATAGGCGGCATCGGGCTGGGCCTGGGCTATATCTCGCCGGTGTCCACGCTGATCAAGTGGTTCCCCGACCGGCGCGGCATGGCCACCGGCATGGCCATCATGGGCTTCGGCGGCGGCGCGATGATCGGCTCGCCGCTGGCGGTCGACCTGATGAAGAACTTCTCCACGGCCACCGATGTGGGGGTGATGCAGACCTTCGTGGTCATGGCCATCGTCTACTTCGTCTTCATGATGGCCGGCGCGCTCGGCTACCGCGTGCCGCCCAGCGGCTGGAAGCCGGCCGGCTGGACGGCACCGGCCGCGCAGGCGTCCAACACCATGATCACCCAGCGCCATGTGCATGTGAAGAAGGTCTGGGGCATCCCCCAGTTCTGGCTGGTGTGGGTGGTGCTGTGCATGAACGTGAGCGCGGGCATCGGCGTGATCGGCATGTCTTCGCCGATGCTGCAGGAAGTCTTCGGCGGCAGCCTGATCGGCGTGGCCAAGAAGTTCGGCGAACTCGACAAGAGCGAGCTGGCGGCGATCGCCGTGGTGGCGGGCGGTTTCACCGCGCTGCTGTCGCTGTTCAACATCGGCGGGCGCTTCTTCTGGGCCACCATCTCCGACAAGCTCGGCCGACGGCTCACCTACGTGACCTTCTTCGTGCTGGGCGGCCTGCTCTACGCCAGCATTCCGGGCTCGGCATCGGCCGGCAACAAGCTGCTGTTCGTCGGTGCCTTCTGCATCATCCTGTCGATGTACGGCGGCGGTTTCGCCACGGTGCCGGCCTACCTGGCCGACCTGTTCGGCACCCAGTTCGTGGGCGCCATCCACGGCCGGCTGCTCACCGCCTGGGCGACCGCCGGCATCCTGGGCCCGGTGGTGGTGAACTACATGCGGCAGTACCAGCTGGGCCTGGGCATTCCGCGCGAACAGGTCTACAACCAGACCATGTACATCCTGGTGGGCATGCTCGGCGTCGGCCTGGTCGCCAACCTGCTGGTGCGCCCGGTGGCCGACAAATACTTCATGAGCGAGGCCGAACTGGCCGTCGAGAAGCAGTTGGCCCACGAGAAGGCCGCCGCCGCCGAGGTCGGCGCGGGCAGCGGCGCTGGCGGCCCGACCAGCCCGGCCCTGGTGGGATTCGCCTGGCTGGCGGTGGGGATACCGCTGGCCTGGGGCGTCTGGCGCACACTGCAGAGCGCTGCCAAGTTCTTCAACTGAATTTCCCATGGACGAACAGAAGATCGAGTTCTACAAGGGCCCCGCCGGTGGCTGGGGCGCCCTGAAGTCGGTCGGCCGTGCGCTGCAGCGGCAGGACATCGCGATCAAGGGCGCCAAGACCCTGCTGTCGGCCAACCAGCCCGACGGCTTCGACTGCCCCGGCTGTGCCTGGCCCGACCGCAACCACGCCTCCACCTTCGAGTTCTGCGAGAACGGCGCCAAGGCCGTGGCCGCCGAGGCCACCGCGCGCCGCGCCGGGCCGGAGCTGTTCGCCCGGTACAGCGTGGCCGAACTCGCCGAGCAGAGCGATTTCTGGCTGGAAGACCAGGGGCGGCTGACGCATCCCATGGTGTACGACGCGGCCACCGACCATTACCTGCCCATCGAGTGGGATGCCGCCTTCGCCCTGATCGCGCGCCATCTCAACGCGCTGCCCGATCCCAACCAGGCGGTCTTCTACACCTCGGGCCGGGCCAGCAACGAGGCAGCCTTCCTCTACCAGCTGTTCGTGCGCGAATACGGCACCAACAACTTCCCCGACTGCTCCAACATGTGCCACGAGCCCAGCGGCAGCGGCATGCGGCCGCAGATCGGCGTGGGCAAGGGCACGGTGTCGCTGGAGGATTTCGAGCACGCCGACGCCATCTTCATCTTCGGCCAGAACCCCGGCACCAACCATCCGCGCATGCTCGGCGAGCTGCGCGAGGCGCACAAGCGCGGCGCGAAGATCGTCAGCTTCAACCCCTTGCGCGAACGCGGCCTGGAGCGCTTCCAGGATCCGCAGAGCAAGATGGAGATGGCCACGATGGGCTCCACGCCCATCAGCACGCACTACTTCCAGCTGCAGGTGGGCGGCGACTTCGCGGCCCTCAAGGGGATGATGAAACACCTGGTCGAGCGCGAGGACGCGGGCGAGCAGGTGCTCGACCATGCCTTCATCGCCGAGCACACCAGCGGCATCGAGGCCCTGCTGGCCGACCTGCGCGCCGAGAGCTGGGAGGCCCTGGTGGCCGAGTCCGGCCTGAGCGAGCAGCAGATCCGCCAGGCCGCCGAGGTCTACCGCCAGGCCGAACGCGCCATTGTCTGCTGGGGCATGGGCATCACCCAGCACCAGCATTCGGTGGCGACCATCCAGCTGATCGTCGACCTGCTGCTGCTGCGCGGCAATATCGGCCGCCCGGGCGCCGGGCCTTGCCCGGTGCGCGGCCACAGCAATGTGCAGGGCGACCGCACCATGGGCATCTGGGAGAAGCCGCCGGCCGCGCTGCTCGACCAGCTGGAGAAGATCTTCGGCTTCAAGCCGCCGCGCGAGCACGGCTGGGACGTGGTGCAGACCATCGCCGCCATGCGTGACGGCAAGGGCAAGGTCTTCTTCGCGCTGGGCGGCAATTTCGCCTCGGCCACGCCGGACACCTTCGAGACCTGGAAGGCGCTGCGCAGGTGCGAGCTGACAGTGCATGTCACCACCAAACTCAACCGCAGCCATTTGATCCACGGCCGCGAGGCGCTGATCCTGCCCTGCCTGGGCCGCACCGAGATCGACATGCAGGCCGAGGGCCCGCAGGGCGTGACGGTGGAGGACTCCATGGGCATGGTGCACATCTCCAAGGGCATCAACCCGCCGGCATCGGAGCACCTGCTGTCCGAGCCCGCCATCGTCGCCCGCCTGGCCCATGCCACGCTGGGCGTGCGCAGCCGCATCGACTGGCTGGGGGCGATCGAGAACTACGACCGGGTGCGCGAGCTGATCGAGAAGGTCTTCGTCGACTTCCACGATTTCAACCGCCGCGTGGCGGTGCCCGGCGGCTTTCGCCTGCGCAACACGGCCAGCGAACGCGTCTGGACCACCGACACCGGCCGCGCCAACTTCTACGCTCACCGGCTGCCCACCGACACGCCGGTGCACCGGGCGCGCGCCAAGGGCCTGGACACCATCGTGTTCAAGCTCGGCACCACCCGTTCGCACGACCAGTACAACACCACCATCTACGGCATGGACGACCGCTACCGCGGCGTGTTCGGCCAGCGCCGGGTGGTCTTCATCCACCCCGATGACATCCGTTCGCTGGGCATGCGGGACGGCGACTGGGTGGACCTTCAGACCGTCTGGGACGACGGCCAGGAGCGCCGCGCCGAGCGCTTCAAGCTGGTGCCCTACGACATCCCGCGCGGCTGCCTGGCGGCCTATTACCCGGAGACCAATCCGCTGGTGCCGCTGGAGGCTGTGGCGCTGACGGCGGGCACGCCGACCTCCAAGTCGATCCCCGTGATCCTGGTGCCGCATCTGGCGGCGGCGCCCGCGCCGTCCATGCCCTTGTTCGAAGGCGCCACCGCTTGAGCCGGCCCGCGCCGGCCTTCGGCACGCTGGCGGCGGCGCTGCTGATCACGCTGGCGCAAGAGGGCGCGGACGCCGGGCGGCCGGTCTCGCTGCCGCGCCTGGTCAAACGGCTGGAGCAGGGCGCCAGCGTGCTGCTGCGCGAGCTGGCGCTGATGGGCAGTGCCCGCATCGGCGCAGTGGCCGGCCCGGGCTGGGTGCAGGTCGAGCAGGACGGCGAGCGCTGGCGGGTACGGCTGACCGCCGAGGGCGCGGCAGCCGCCTCGCGCATCGAGTGGCCGGCGGACGACATCCGCTCCTGACGCTGGCGCCATCCACAGACGATAGGGCCGTGCCCCCTGGGCGTTCGGTTGCGGGCGTTCGGCTTCGTCATGTTTTCCTTCGGTGATGCCGAACTCTCCAAAACTGTGCCGCAAGTCTTGGATTCAGCCCCACACAAGGAAACCACATGGACCCGATCCGCCCCCTGCCCCTGCCTCCCCTGGCCGCCGTCGACGATGAGGAAGACGCGCTGGACTGGTTGCTCGACGAGGAAGAGGAAGAGGAGGCCGGAGGGGACACCGACGCCGATGCGGACGAACTGCTGGCCGGCGAACTCGGCAGCTTCCTGCGCGACCACGGCTGCGGCGGCGCGGCCCTGGGCGAGGACTGAAGCCCGGGCTTTTGTCGCACGCGGCGCCCCGGGGCGCGGGAGAATCGGGCCATGCCTTCCGATATGAACCCGCCCGCCATCGCCGACGACACCCCGAGCCTTTCCTCGCTGCTGCAGGTGCCGGTATGGCGCGAGAGCCGCACGGCCGAGGCGCGTGAAGACCGCGACTGGCTGGCCGCCGAGGTGCCTGTCGCGCTGGTCTTCAACGGCATCTCGCACGCGGTGATGATGGCCACGCCGCAGGACCTGGAAGACTTCGCCCTGGGTTTCTCGCTCAGCGAGGGCATCCTCGATGCGCCCGCGGACTGCCGGGGCATCGAGATGCGCCAGGTGGCCTTGCCCGCGGGCTCGGCGGACGATCCCGAAGCCCCGGCCATCGAGCTGCATCTGGACATCGCCAACCGCGCCTTCATGCGACTGAAGGAGCGCCGCCGCTCGCTCACCGGCCGCACCGGCTGCGGCGTCTGCGGCATCGACAGCCTGGGCGCGCTCGACCTGCTGCCGGCGCCGTCATCCACGGCCTTGCCCGCGGGCATCGATGTGAAGACCGTGCTGGCGGCTTTCGACGGGCTGAACGCCCTGCAGCAGCTCAACGCCCTGGCAGGCTCCCTGCATGCGGCCGGCTGGGCGCGGCCGGATGGCAGCCTGGCCGAGGTGCTGGAAGACGTGGGCCGGCACAACGCACTCGACAAGTTGCTGGGCCGGCTGGCGCGCACCGGGCGGCTGGCGGAGCCCGGCTTCGTCGTCATGTCCAGCCGCGGCAGCTACGAGCTGGTGCGCAAATGCACCCGCCTGGGGGTGCCGGCCCTGGCCACCATCTCGGCGCCGACCACGCTGGCGGTGCGCATCGCACGCGAGGGCGGGCTGGCGCTGTGGGGACTTTGCCGGCGGGACAAGGCCGTGCGTTACGCCTGAACCGCCTGTCCCTCAGCGGCCCTGGAGCGCCGGGGAACGCGAGAAAACCTCTGCCGCCCAGTCCACGAAGGCCCGCACCTTGGCACTCAGATGCCGGTTCGGCGGATACACCACATGGAAAGGGAAGGGCGCCGTGGTCCAGTCCGGCAGCACCTGCACC contains the following coding sequences:
- the fdhD gene encoding formate dehydrogenase accessory sulfurtransferase FdhD, with the protein product MPSDMNPPAIADDTPSLSSLLQVPVWRESRTAEAREDRDWLAAEVPVALVFNGISHAVMMATPQDLEDFALGFSLSEGILDAPADCRGIEMRQVALPAGSADDPEAPAIELHLDIANRAFMRLKERRRSLTGRTGCGVCGIDSLGALDLLPAPSSTALPAGIDVKTVLAAFDGLNALQQLNALAGSLHAAGWARPDGSLAEVLEDVGRHNALDKLLGRLARTGRLAEPGFVVMSSRGSYELVRKCTRLGVPALATISAPTTLAVRIAREGGLALWGLCRRDKAVRYA
- a CDS encoding 2,4'-dihydroxyacetophenone dioxygenase family protein, encoding MNLPNTLPTSLTHQDSLLTVNIHDLTYVPGAAPGSEIVPLFLDRENGIWVLYGRFQPGTRLPKHFHTGTVHFFTTKGEWNYLEYPQNPQTEGSYLYEPAGSIHSFAVPDDAAGPAEGFMVVYGANINFDGEQFQNIRDAGAIEDGILAWFRERGLPVPPYISPKSADHKNRG
- a CDS encoding FdhF/YdeP family oxidoreductase, with protein sequence MDEQKIEFYKGPAGGWGALKSVGRALQRQDIAIKGAKTLLSANQPDGFDCPGCAWPDRNHASTFEFCENGAKAVAAEATARRAGPELFARYSVAELAEQSDFWLEDQGRLTHPMVYDAATDHYLPIEWDAAFALIARHLNALPDPNQAVFYTSGRASNEAAFLYQLFVREYGTNNFPDCSNMCHEPSGSGMRPQIGVGKGTVSLEDFEHADAIFIFGQNPGTNHPRMLGELREAHKRGAKIVSFNPLRERGLERFQDPQSKMEMATMGSTPISTHYFQLQVGGDFAALKGMMKHLVEREDAGEQVLDHAFIAEHTSGIEALLADLRAESWEALVAESGLSEQQIRQAAEVYRQAERAIVCWGMGITQHQHSVATIQLIVDLLLLRGNIGRPGAGPCPVRGHSNVQGDRTMGIWEKPPAALLDQLEKIFGFKPPREHGWDVVQTIAAMRDGKGKVFFALGGNFASATPDTFETWKALRRCELTVHVTTKLNRSHLIHGREALILPCLGRTEIDMQAEGPQGVTVEDSMGMVHISKGINPPASEHLLSEPAIVARLAHATLGVRSRIDWLGAIENYDRVRELIEKVFVDFHDFNRRVAVPGGFRLRNTASERVWTTDTGRANFYAHRLPTDTPVHRARAKGLDTIVFKLGTTRSHDQYNTTIYGMDDRYRGVFGQRRVVFIHPDDIRSLGMRDGDWVDLQTVWDDGQERRAERFKLVPYDIPRGCLAAYYPETNPLVPLEAVALTAGTPTSKSIPVILVPHLAAAPAPSMPLFEGATA
- a CDS encoding OFA family MFS transporter; this encodes MPGFLDKERTIAGPGFNRWLVPPAALAIHLCIGMAYGFAVFWLPLSKALATAGTGAVTCGPEVSFLAELFATDCDWRVATLGWMYTLFFVFLGCSAALWGGWLERAGPRKAGVVAAVCWCGGMLLSALGIHLHQFWLMILGSGVIGGIGLGLGYISPVSTLIKWFPDRRGMATGMAIMGFGGGAMIGSPLAVDLMKNFSTATDVGVMQTFVVMAIVYFVFMMAGALGYRVPPSGWKPAGWTAPAAQASNTMITQRHVHVKKVWGIPQFWLVWVVLCMNVSAGIGVIGMSSPMLQEVFGGSLIGVAKKFGELDKSELAAIAVVAGGFTALLSLFNIGGRFFWATISDKLGRRLTYVTFFVLGGLLYASIPGSASAGNKLLFVGAFCIILSMYGGGFATVPAYLADLFGTQFVGAIHGRLLTAWATAGILGPVVVNYMRQYQLGLGIPREQVYNQTMYILVGMLGVGLVANLLVRPVADKYFMSEAELAVEKQLAHEKAAAAEVGAGSGAGGPTSPALVGFAWLAVGIPLAWGVWRTLQSAAKFFN
- a CDS encoding nuclear transport factor 2 family protein; its protein translation is MNQALTQARLKTVRDHMALECVQDWDAVIATFEHPRYEMLGNGQVYDGEAEVRAYFDASRKAFPDQVNEIIALAADDGTNTVLVEFFLIGTHLGDFTVRGKVYPATGKGFKVRMAATFEFAPGSDKVICERPYTSPDLKLQQLGLL